A single genomic interval of Pseudomonadota bacterium harbors:
- a CDS encoding TIGR00730 family Rossman fold protein, whose amino-acid sequence MEMHFKEDNGPIEEVIKQLMKLSGGIRRPAIVREMILASLKAGQEDNGKVDLKLMNTSLKEMRFTAKVFGPYDHLKKVSVFGSARTKLNDPLYKTAYDLGAKLAEIGYMVITGGGPGIMQAVHEGAGPDHSFGVSIRLPFEQDSNPVIRGNSKNIMYKYFFNRKVAFLKESDAVVIFPGGFGTHDEAMETLALVQTGKHSPLPIILVDEPEGKYWFNWGKFIKEELLGKNYIKKSDMNLFDFTDSADKAIKIINKFYSRYHSIRQIGDCYIIRLNEPLEEEKLIDIKNRYGDILKTDGNICVSETLPEEIDEPEISNLPRIIIDFNKTDYGKLKQLIDDINY is encoded by the coding sequence ATGGAAATGCATTTTAAAGAAGATAACGGCCCTATTGAAGAAGTTATAAAGCAATTAATGAAATTATCAGGCGGAATTCGCAGACCTGCTATTGTCAGGGAGATGATATTGGCGTCATTAAAGGCGGGGCAGGAAGATAATGGAAAAGTGGATTTAAAGCTTATGAATACCTCCTTAAAAGAAATGCGTTTTACTGCTAAGGTCTTTGGGCCTTACGACCATTTAAAAAAAGTATCCGTATTCGGATCGGCACGAACAAAATTAAATGATCCTTTATATAAAACAGCATATGACCTTGGAGCTAAACTGGCCGAAATAGGCTATATGGTAATAACAGGAGGTGGTCCGGGTATTATGCAGGCTGTTCATGAAGGCGCCGGGCCGGATCATTCTTTCGGAGTGAGTATTCGTCTGCCTTTTGAGCAGGATTCAAACCCCGTTATCAGAGGGAACTCAAAAAATATAATGTATAAATATTTTTTTAACAGAAAAGTTGCCTTTCTTAAAGAATCCGATGCAGTTGTTATTTTCCCTGGTGGTTTCGGTACACATGATGAAGCCATGGAAACTTTGGCACTGGTTCAAACAGGCAAGCACAGTCCGCTGCCCATTATACTCGTAGATGAACCAGAGGGCAAATACTGGTTTAATTGGGGAAAATTTATAAAAGAAGAGCTGTTGGGGAAAAATTACATCAAAAAATCGGATATGAATCTGTTTGATTTTACCGACTCTGCAGACAAGGCAATTAAAATAATAAACAAGTTTTATTCCCGTTATCACAGTATTCGCCAGATTGGTGATTGTTATATCATACGTCTTAATGAACCTCTTGAAGAAGAAAAGCTAATAGATATTAAAAACCGATATGGTGATATTCTGAAAACCGATGGGAATATTTGTGTTTCAGAAACACTTCCGGAAGAAATTGATGAGCCTGAAATCAGCAATTTACCAAGAATTATAATAGATTTTAACAAAACAGATTATGGGAAATTAAAACAATTAATTGATGACATAAATTACTGA
- a CDS encoding sodium-dependent transporter, protein MENRGAWKTNTGFLLAAIGSAVGLGNIWRFPYVAYENGGGAFLIPYVIALITAGIPILMLELALGQKKKASAPMAFSKIDSKWEWLGWWSVSFVMFGIVLYYIVVIGWCANYMLFSVFKSWGADTNNFFFNKFLSKSGGVWEFEGLNYSIVIAVFIIWFLNWLITYNGIEKGIERAAKLMMPLLFVITVIIMGWAISLDGAKEGIRLYTKPDFAKLRNIKVWIDAYGQIFFSLSLGFGIMIAYASYLPRKTNILKNSLIIGFSNSFYEVFAGFGVFSILGYMALKLGKPIEEVVTSGIGLAFVAYPEAISLLPFGQVFGVLFFFLLVIAGISSSISIIEAFSSAILDKFGISRKKVITTVCIIGFFGSLLFTTHAGLFWLDIVDHFLNHFGLLTVGILEAIVIGWLYKTHRLKNHIVDNLGLSGNRHRVFQYIVLQLWMYCIKFITPVALGLALIYSLIEEFKTPYGGYPVSAIVVLGIGWLLITHLLAFGLSGLPWKKDIN, encoded by the coding sequence ATGGAAAACAGGGGCGCTTGGAAAACAAATACCGGTTTTTTGCTGGCGGCAATAGGCTCTGCAGTCGGATTAGGCAATATTTGGCGGTTTCCTTATGTGGCCTATGAAAACGGTGGTGGCGCGTTCTTGATTCCTTATGTGATAGCGCTTATTACAGCCGGTATTCCGATTTTGATGTTAGAGCTTGCTTTAGGGCAAAAAAAGAAAGCATCTGCGCCCATGGCGTTTTCCAAGATCGATTCCAAATGGGAATGGCTTGGATGGTGGTCGGTATCTTTTGTAATGTTCGGCATTGTACTTTACTACATTGTGGTTATCGGTTGGTGCGCTAATTATATGCTTTTTTCTGTTTTTAAAAGCTGGGGAGCAGATACCAATAATTTTTTCTTCAACAAATTTCTTTCCAAATCTGGCGGAGTCTGGGAGTTTGAGGGGCTAAACTATTCTATTGTAATAGCTGTATTCATTATTTGGTTTCTCAATTGGCTTATCACCTATAACGGTATTGAAAAAGGCATTGAAAGAGCGGCGAAACTTATGATGCCGCTTTTGTTCGTTATTACCGTAATTATTATGGGGTGGGCTATTTCCCTTGATGGTGCAAAAGAAGGCATCCGTCTTTATACAAAACCGGATTTTGCTAAACTCCGAAATATTAAAGTTTGGATAGATGCCTATGGCCAGATCTTTTTTTCCCTTTCTTTGGGCTTTGGCATTATGATCGCCTATGCTTCTTATCTGCCAAGAAAAACCAATATTTTAAAAAACAGCCTTATCATCGGTTTTTCAAATAGTTTTTATGAAGTATTTGCCGGTTTCGGAGTTTTTAGCATATTAGGTTATATGGCCTTAAAGTTGGGCAAACCAATAGAAGAAGTAGTAACAAGCGGAATCGGCCTGGCATTTGTAGCATATCCGGAGGCAATTTCACTGCTTCCGTTTGGTCAGGTTTTTGGTGTTCTTTTTTTCTTCCTGCTGGTTATAGCAGGTATCTCTTCGTCTATTTCAATCATCGAGGCCTTTTCTTCTGCTATCCTCGATAAATTTGGAATATCTCGCAAAAAAGTTATTACTACCGTCTGCATTATCGGGTTTTTCGGTTCTTTGCTGTTTACCACCCATGCCGGTTTGTTCTGGCTCGATATCGTGGATCACTTCTTAAACCATTTCGGCCTTTTGACAGTGGGTATCCTGGAGGCGATAGTAATCGGGTGGCTTTATAAAACCCATCGACTTAAAAACCACATCGTAGATAACCTGGGACTTTCCGGTAACCGGCACCGGGTTTTTCAATACATTGTTTTACAGCTCTGGATGTACTGCATTAAGTTTATCACACCTGTAGCACTGGGCCTTGCCCTGATCTACAGCCTGATAGAAGAATTTAAAACACCCTATGGAGGCTATCCTGTTTCCGCCATAGTTGTATTAGGCATCGGATGGCTTTTGATAACACATCTTTTAGCATTCGGCTTAAGCGGGCTTCCGTGGAAAAAAGATATAAATTGA
- a CDS encoding spermidine synthase: MSVNFEELDYQRTALGELILRRRCVLEMGGREVFEVKLNDEFLMSSLFHEVEVALADLGLSGLAGEKWDIVVGGLGLGYTAAAALKYNQVARMIVVEALAPVIDWHQRELVPNGAVLSKDVRCRYYNEDFFALVQRNGFDPDDPGHLFDAILLDIDHTPYALLNPGHADLYSEEGMIRLRAFLRPGGVFGLWSNDVPDKGFLAILSSVFDQVDGHVVEFENPIQGKTVENGVYVAKVEKSP; encoded by the coding sequence ATGAGTGTGAACTTCGAAGAACTGGATTACCAGCGGACGGCTCTTGGTGAATTGATTCTGCGGCGGCGGTGTGTGTTGGAAATGGGCGGACGTGAGGTATTCGAGGTGAAACTCAATGATGAATTCCTCATGTCGTCTTTGTTTCATGAAGTTGAAGTGGCGCTGGCTGACCTCGGATTGTCAGGGCTTGCAGGCGAAAAATGGGACATTGTGGTTGGAGGATTGGGCTTGGGCTACACAGCGGCGGCCGCTTTGAAATATAACCAGGTTGCGCGAATGATTGTGGTTGAGGCGCTGGCGCCGGTGATTGATTGGCATCAACGTGAGCTTGTTCCAAACGGCGCAGTGCTTTCGAAAGATGTTCGATGCCGCTATTACAATGAGGATTTCTTTGCACTTGTGCAAAGAAATGGTTTCGATCCGGATGACCCGGGGCACTTGTTTGATGCCATACTTCTTGATATTGATCACACACCTTATGCCCTGCTTAATCCAGGTCACGCAGATCTTTATTCGGAGGAGGGAATGATACGCCTGCGAGCATTTCTCAGGCCGGGGGGTGTATTCGGTTTGTGGTCTAATGACGTCCCTGACAAGGGATTTCTGGCTATTCTGTCCAGTGTGTTCGATCAGGTTGATGGACATGTCGTTGAGTTTGAAAATCCAATTCAGGGAAAAACAGTGGAGAATGGAGTATACGTCGCGAAGGTTGAGAAAAGTCCTTAG
- a CDS encoding 4Fe-4S binding protein — MKITTVRRISQGFFFIITIWFCIVTAPGVEWWQLRGWPVNWIIQLDPLSAIGTLLATHSIHSGLIWGFATVIITIIIGRFFCGWLCPFGTLHQFTGYIANRKKSAAKKAEYNKYRSAQNLKYIFLIFLLSAALSDLLIYISGFSSERPVIFLSFIAAIIFLLIIFSFFKIISKPKNVLISVIAASVLLVFLSMLPKTSRILISSLQTGLLDPIPLFYRSVNLVLIPLMDGTFFKLSHSTRFYNGAFFIGAVFFTAVFMNLYIPRFYCRFICPLGALFGLLSRYSIWRIGKSEDKCPDCLLCEHNCEGACTPSSKIRNSECVLCMNCLHVCPHDLIGYKTSASASGEITSPDLTKRKLVTSFVSGVMAIPMLRLSGNAVKANNPELIRPPGALEETGFLARCIKCGQCMKICPTNVIQPALTEAGIEGFWSPTLDFTIGTSGCQLNCVACSNICPTSAIRPLSPDEKVGKNKFASKGPVRIGTAFVDMGRCLPWAMEKPCIVCQENCPVSPKAILTKEAFALVGKQLEVSISDSLNLEFANSNFNPGSFSTGDYFCKVPGKDDKIRLIIKNTEKSVSISTANPWVQKPVYGSIAEIYIRLQKPYIDPMRCIGCGVCEHECPVRTKRAIRVTSDNESRNPMANIIL; from the coding sequence ATGAAAATCACAACTGTAAGACGAATAAGCCAGGGCTTTTTTTTTATTATCACAATCTGGTTCTGTATTGTGACTGCCCCCGGTGTTGAATGGTGGCAGTTACGCGGCTGGCCGGTAAACTGGATTATTCAACTGGACCCCCTTTCGGCAATAGGAACTCTTCTTGCAACTCATTCCATACATTCCGGCCTTATATGGGGTTTTGCTACAGTTATTATTACCATTATTATAGGAAGGTTTTTCTGTGGTTGGCTGTGTCCTTTCGGAACGCTTCATCAGTTTACGGGATATATTGCAAACAGAAAGAAATCAGCTGCAAAAAAAGCAGAGTATAATAAATATAGAAGTGCTCAGAACTTAAAATATATATTCCTTATATTTCTTTTAAGCGCTGCTCTGTCTGATCTTCTGATATATATCTCAGGTTTTTCCAGTGAGCGCCCTGTAATTTTTTTAAGCTTTATTGCTGCAATTATATTTTTATTAATTATTTTTTCCTTTTTTAAAATCATTTCAAAACCAAAAAATGTTTTAATTTCAGTTATTGCAGCATCAGTATTATTAGTATTTTTATCAATGCTTCCTAAAACAAGCCGTATTTTAATATCTTCGCTGCAAACAGGTTTGTTGGACCCCATTCCTCTTTTTTACAGATCGGTAAATCTTGTTTTGATTCCGCTTATGGACGGCACCTTTTTTAAGCTTTCGCACAGCACGCGGTTTTATAATGGGGCATTTTTTATAGGAGCAGTTTTTTTTACAGCGGTTTTTATGAATTTATATATTCCAAGATTTTATTGCAGATTCATTTGCCCGCTTGGCGCTCTTTTTGGTTTGCTAAGCCGTTATTCAATATGGCGAATTGGTAAATCAGAAGATAAATGTCCTGACTGTCTGTTATGCGAGCATAATTGTGAAGGTGCATGCACACCTTCTTCAAAAATCAGAAATAGCGAGTGCGTACTTTGTATGAATTGTTTGCATGTTTGTCCGCATGATCTGATAGGATATAAAACATCGGCATCCGCCTCAGGTGAAATAACTTCTCCTGATCTTACGAAAAGGAAACTGGTTACTTCTTTTGTATCGGGAGTTATGGCTATTCCAATGCTTCGCTTAAGCGGGAACGCAGTTAAAGCCAATAATCCTGAATTAATAAGACCTCCGGGAGCCCTGGAAGAAACCGGTTTTCTTGCACGCTGTATAAAATGCGGACAGTGCATGAAAATATGTCCCACCAATGTAATTCAGCCTGCTTTAACAGAAGCGGGTATTGAGGGTTTTTGGAGCCCTACTCTTGATTTTACAATTGGTACAAGCGGCTGCCAGCTAAATTGTGTAGCTTGCAGTAATATATGCCCGACATCGGCCATACGCCCTTTAAGCCCTGATGAAAAAGTGGGTAAAAACAAGTTCGCTTCAAAAGGCCCTGTGAGGATAGGAACTGCATTTGTAGATATGGGCCGCTGCCTTCCCTGGGCTATGGAGAAACCCTGTATAGTATGCCAGGAAAATTGTCCTGTAAGTCCGAAAGCAATTTTGACTAAAGAGGCTTTTGCCCTAGTTGGTAAGCAATTGGAGGTATCAATTTCCGATTCGCTCAATCTTGAATTTGCAAATTCAAATTTTAATCCGGGTTCTTTTTCAACAGGAGATTATTTCTGTAAAGTTCCGGGTAAAGATGATAAAATACGGCTCATAATAAAAAATACTGAAAAATCGGTTTCAATATCAACAGCTAATCCATGGGTACAAAAACCGGTGTATGGGAGTATAGCCGAAATTTATATTCGACTTCAGAAACCTTATATAGATCCGATGCGTTGCATAGGTTGTGGAGTTTGTGAACATGAATGCCCCGTGAGAACAAAACGGGCTATAAGAGTAACATCAGATAATGAGTCAAGAAACCCGATGGCAAACATTATTTTATAG